Proteins encoded within one genomic window of Humulus lupulus chromosome 1, drHumLupu1.1, whole genome shotgun sequence:
- the LOC133823467 gene encoding receptor-like kinase TMK4, producing MGLSGTIEVLENMTSLYQVWLHRNLFTGPIPDLLHLDTLFDLQLHDNLLTGIVLTSLSSIPSLRNITLANNKLQGPMPSFPKSVTNVELDGTNSFCKDTPGPCDAQVSALLDVAGYLGYPTVLANSWKTNDACSDWSFVICDSDGNVITVNFQKQRFVGTISPAFANLTSLKNLYLNDNSLTGSIPKTLTLLPQVLDVSNNNLTGEIPTFLTFNVIILMRNDEIAVLLQALDLKWEQREETQLAELKSVINKRLAHVSPPPSPGHGGENSAVHEHNRVSGRRSETDADCRELNSILKTLQVKAPRFDGSEADDWVYKIKKFFDLHRVDPTVRLSVVPFHLDEEPSTWF from the exons ATGGGGCTTTCGGGCACCATTGAAGTGTTGGAGAACATGACTAGTTTGTACCAAGTTTGGCTCCATAGGAACCTATTCACTGGTCCAATTCCGGACCTTTTGCATTTGGATACACTATTCGATCTTCAGCTCCATGATAACTTGTTAACCGGCATTGTTCTGACTAGTTTGTCATCAATTCCGAGCCTACGAAACATTACTTTGGCGAACAATAAATTGCAGGGTCCTATGCCTTCATTCCCTAAGTCTGTCACCAATGTTGAACTCGACGGAACGAACAGTTTCTGTAAGGACACTCCCGGACCTTGTGATGCTCAGGTGTCAGCTTTGCTTGATGTTGCAGGATATTTGGGCTATCCAACGGTGTTAGCAAATTCATGGAAAACCAATGATGCTTGCTCAGATTGGAGTTTTGTTATCTGTGATTCGGATGGGAATGTTATCACTGTGAATTTTCAAAAGCAGCGTTTTGTGGGGACGATCTCACCGGCTTTTGCTAATCTTACATCTTTAAAGAATTTGTACCTGAATGATAACAGTTTGACTGGTTCGATTCCGAAGACCTTGACCCTTTTGCCTCAGGTTCTTGATGTTTCTAATAACAATCTTACTGGAGAAATTCCCACTTTTCTCACCTTCAACGttattatatt GATGAGGAACGACGAGATTGCAGTGCTTCTGCAGGCGTTGGACCTCAAGTGGGAACAACGAGAAGAAACGCAATTGGCGGAGCTTAAGTCCGTTATCAATAAGCGTCTGGCTCACGTCTCTCCTCCGCCATCGCCGGGCCATGGTGGTGAGAACAGTGCGGTACATGAGCATAATCGAGTGTCGGGTAGACGTTCAGAGACTGATGCTGATTGTCGAGAGCTGAATTCCATACTCAAAACCCTCCAGGTGAAGGCCCCTAGATTCGATGGGTCTGAGGCGGACGACTGGGTTTACAAGATCAAAAAATTCTTCGATCTTCATCGTGTTGACCCGACCGTGAGACTTTCAGTGGTTCCGTTCCATTTGGATGAGGAACCATCGACATGGTTTTAG